In Pleurocapsa minor HA4230-MV1, the genomic window GGGAATGGAGAATACAGAGGTTGCTTTGTTTCTCATCGAACATCCAGTGATGATTTTGCCCTATGTGCTAGAAAAGCTGGTGACTAGATTTGGCTATTTAAAACTAATCTCTGGCAGCTTCATCGCTGCTTCGATCACTGTATATTTACTATTAAAGCCCAACAACAAACTCCACCGTCACAATCAAAGTGTGGTGCGAGGAGCGAAGGTTATACCTACTCGTCAGCTCAAAGCCAAACTCAAAAAAGAACCAAAATCAAAATATAAGCCTCAATTAGAAATTGTCGGTCTACCTATTCCCAAAAAGCTAGAAGATCGTGGTTTCTTTATGTTTGGTTCTCCTGGAACTGGTAAAACTCAGGCTATTAGCCAAATGACCGCTATTCTCCGAAAAAGAAAAGATTTTCGTGCCATCGTCTTCGACCGCAATGGCGAGATGTTAGAGAAATTCTACAATCCCCAAAGAGACTTCATTTTCAATCCCTTTGATGCTCGTAGTCTTCACTGGAGCCATGTTCACGAACAAGCCAGACCTGAAACTATGGCAGCAGGTTTAATTCCCCAGTCATCTGCAACAGAGCCTTTTTTCTCTAATGCTGGCAGGGCAGTAATGGCAGAGTTGTTTCGCCAAACTAAAAGTAATCAAGAGTTGTGGTCGTTACTAATCAGCGATAATCAAACATTAAGCTCATTCATCTCAGGAACTTTAGCTGCTAGATATTTAGCAGAAGAAAGAACAGCCACTTCTGTACTGTCTACTGCTGCCAACTACTGTCAGTTCTACGCCTGTTTGACTCAGCCTCACAATCAAGCTCTAAGTTTTTATGACTGGGGAAGGAGCGATAGTCCCTGCTGGATTTTTGTTACCCTCAGAGAAGACGAGTCGGAACTGCTTAAACCTCTTCATAGTTTAATTTTTGAGTTGATGCTCCAAGGTTTGCTATCCAACGAAGATCGAGCTAGAAAGACGGCAATTATTATCGATGAGTTAGGAGCATTGAATCAGTTACCTAGTCTCCATCGCTTACTCAGTGAAAGTCGTAAATATGGAGGATGTCCGATTTTGGGTACTCAAACCGAGGCTCAAATTAATGCTAAGTATGGACAGCAACATACTCGGATTATTTTACAGGGAACAAAGACTAAGTTAATTTTAAATTGTGCCGACCCTCAGACAGCAGAAACTATGGCGAAGATTATCGGTAAGCAAGAATTTCGCTACACGGCAGAGAATCATAGTCGCTCTCGTCGTTCTGGTAGCAGCGGTAATAGTCGAACAGATAGCTTTAATGAACAGTTACGAGAGAGTTATGCTGTGATGCCTGATGAATTGGCTAACCTCCGCGACCTTTATGGCTATCTCAAGATTGCTCAAGATTGCGCTCCTGTTAAGCTCAAGCCTAAGAAATTTGCTGCTCGTGCCAGAAGGTTTGTTTCGTTACCAAATTCATCTACAGATCACAATATTCAAGATCAGTGGCGAGATTTGGAGGATTAGATAGTTGCCAGTCGTCGGGCTGCGATGGCTCGCACAGGGAATGCTAAGATTCTAGATCTCTTCCCACGCCCGATTCGCTTCGCCGACTAGCTTAAAATAATTAAATAGAACAAGAGAGTAGTGCCAACAGCAAATTACTAGAATTATGTTTAACAGGAAAATTTAAGACTTTAATTAATTACACTTTATTTTCCGCATACATTGCGGTTAAAGTTACCCTAATTACAGGTTAAGCAACCAAAGAAAATTATTTACAATGAGTTTGTTACATTAAAAATTTTCAGATGATAAGCATCAAAAACTTAAAGAGTTAGCAAAGGTTCTAGAAAAGCTAAAACAGAATTTTTAAAATTCTGAATAAAAAGCATTTATCTACATGATAAGATTTATCAAAATGTTTTGAAGATTTACAAGTTGATCTTTACTTAAAGAAGATCTAATCATCTCAAACCTATTATTAACTATTTTTCCTCTAGCTATTTCTTCTTCTATATGATTAGATTCAAATAGAATTGCAGTTATTTGACAAATAATTATTTCCTCATCATTGTTATTTTTAATTATATATTTTTCATCAACAAATTTATTCTCTTTGGTTATATCAAGGATTTTTTGAGCTATTGACATTGCTCGCTCGAATCTATCCTGCTGTTCTTTTCTAGTATACTGAAATATCCGTTTGAGTATAATAAGATCTTGGGAAGAGAAAAAGCTTTCAATTGCATTATTTCTAATGACCAAAACTCTTTCAGATTTTTGATTATTATACCTTTTAATATAAACCTCATACAAATTGCTGTCAATTTTTTCTATGTCGACAAGTATATCGATCAGGTTGATTTTATTGCATTTGAAAAAAGCAAAAGAACCACTCTTTTTCTTGTACTTATATCTTCCATATCTATTTACTAAAAGTTGAGCATATTTCACAAAATCATGCTCAATATTATAAGAATCAACAAACTTTTGTGTCGAAAGAGGATGATAAAGTTTTAAACAAGTAAATTGTGCCAAGACGAGATCTTGTACGGTAATTCCTTCAAATCCTTGAGGTGAAATAAATACTTTTTCAGTTATTATGTCTTCTAAATTAGTTTCTAAAAAAGTAGAGCCATAAACAGAACAGGTATCAAAAACAGCTTTTTTCAAAGAGGCTTGGTTTAAATTGGCTTCTCTCAATTGTACTTTAGTAAATTTTGCAGATTCTAAATCTACTTGCTTTAAATTTGCTCCAGAAAGATCAACTCGATCAAATACAATTTGCTCCATGCAAGCTTTTTCAAAACTTACTTCTTTGAAATCTGAATCTAAAATGCAAGCTTTATATAAATTGGTTTCTCTAAAAATAGCTCGATCAAAACGAGTATATTGAATATTAATCTTCTTTAAATTAGCTCCTGAAAAATTTGAACCAATAAAAGAACCTCCTTCAAGCTCTGCTTTTTCCATGTTGGCTTCAATAAGGCTTGCATGTTGTATTGATATAAATACACCCCTAAAACCAGCTAAATTAGCATGGTCTAAATTATACCCATCTAAATTATCAAATTCTCCTTTTATCAAACAAATACCAGATAACTGAGGAATAACATCTGGATGTTTCTTTCGCCAACTATTCCAAGCTCTAGCTCCTTTTTTGAGCATTGATAAATGGCGTTCGTTGTAAGTGAGAGTTTTATTTTCTATATTTAAATCTTCAATTTTAGATATTGGTTGCTCAATAAATTCAATAAATTCTTCAAAAGATAAATCAAGCAATGAGGCGATTTTTAGAAAATGTATTCTGTCAGGATTCTGCTCACCTTTTTCCCAACGAGCTACTGTTGACTGAGTAACTGAAGGCTCAAAAATTTTACCGAACTTACCCTGAGTCAAATTATTTATTGACCTAATTTTTTTGATTAATTCTCCTAAAAGATTATTAGATGGGATTTCAGAAGTATTGGTCACTGTCTTGCAGAGCAAATGTTAACTTAAGCAATATTTTTTTAAGCAATCGTCATTATAACAGTAACATTATATGTCAGAGTAAGTTTTAGGTTTTAACTATATTTTTAGGTGTTATCACATTTTTTTGTATTTTTTTTAATAAAAAATGTGGTATCTTGAAACAAGATTCAACAATTTGAAAACAAACAACCAAATAAAAAGAGCCGAGAGAAATAGGGTTTACCGTCGAAAGTAAAAATGCCCTTCAATGCTCGACTCTCTATTAGACAGCTTTCGCTGTGCTACCTATATTTTACTCGAACGTAGTGAAATATTACCTAGCTTGTTGAACAGCTATTTTTAAGAGAGTCATGTGGTTTGTATCTCGGCGCATCACCAACAAGGAGAACAACATGACAATTCATACAGCGCTGGAAACAGTTGCCAATAGCAATTGGATAAACAAGGGTACTGCTGCCAAGTTATTGGGAATTTCAACTCACACTTTAAAAGTTTACCGTCAAAGGTATTGGACTTTAGGGATTCATTTTCAGTATTTGAATTCACGCACTATTCGATATCACGAAGGACTATTGCGAGATTGGTTTGCCAATATTTCTCAGCCTTTGGTTCATCAACGAGCGATAGAGATATATTTAGCCTCTCTGCTCTCCAATCAACAAAAGAAACGTAATCGTAAATCTAGATAATTTTTCATTTTCCAAATAAACACAGTGCCTTTTGAATTATTTCAAGGGGTACTGATTCTTCACATCATTTTTCTACATCATGTCTAATAAAAAAGTTCAAGGCAAGTTTTATCCACTCCAGCATCAAGAATTCCTTAAACTCAATCAAATTCTTACTCAGTCAGAGCTTTCTGTCTATCTATGGTTGAAAACCAATGATCCTTTTGGAGAAAAATTCATCGAAGCTGATACTCAAAAAATCGCTGAAGATTTAGAAATCAGCCGTCGCACTGTTCAACGCGCTCTAGTTAAGCTGCAACAAGTGAGCTTAATTGAACTTGTAATTAGTAAATTCAAGTATCGAATGAAATCTAAGTTGTCGTCTGACAACGGTTGTTTCTCTGAGATTAGCGATGAGTCCACAAGAAATATGTCAAAATTATCGGATGACAACAAGATCGCCTCGGCGACAATAGGATCGTTTGGACGACATCAGGATCGCTTAGACGACACTGGTGACACTTCAGCGACATCAGTGTCGCCATCATCACCTGAAACCATCTCAGAGCAAAGGTTTCAGACTCCTAAGATCTCTAAGACTTATCTAGACTTTAAAGACTCTCTCTCCGAAAGTGAGAGGGAGAATTATTTGAAGTTTGTGAAAGAAACGACTAAAAACTTTAGGCAGCCAATACAAGATATTGAAGCTTGGTTAGCCAGTCAAACCAAAGCTGGGCAAAATCGCTGGGAAGTTTATTACCTGAAGTACCAAAAGGAGAACAAAGTTCGTAAACCTAACTCTGATTCAACTTCAGTTCCTGATTCAGCAAAACAAAGAGCGATCGCTAACCATCAGAAGCAGTTAAACCAAGAAAAAACAGATCATACAAAAACTGGTAATGAAGTTGAAGTATTCACATCAGAATTCAATCGGCTATTGGATAGTCC contains:
- a CDS encoding helix-turn-helix domain-containing protein, with the protein product MSNKKVQGKFYPLQHQEFLKLNQILTQSELSVYLWLKTNDPFGEKFIEADTQKIAEDLEISRRTVQRALVKLQQVSLIELVISKFKYRMKSKLSSDNGCFSEISDESTRNMSKLSDDNKIASATIGSFGRHQDRLDDTGDTSATSVSPSSPETISEQRFQTPKISKTYLDFKDSLSESERENYLKFVKETTKNFRQPIQDIEAWLASQTKAGQNRWEVYYLKYQKENKVRKPNSDSTSVPDSAKQRAIANHQKQLNQEKTDHTKTGNEVEVFTSEFNRLLDSPDNKIKRIDQLKSQSKPTAKTFGRYVSESCEHLRNLRMKSLFAPESIQGGMA
- a CDS encoding pentapeptide repeat-containing protein, giving the protein MTNTSEIPSNNLLGELIKKIRSINNLTQGKFGKIFEPSVTQSTVARWEKGEQNPDRIHFLKIASLLDLSFEEFIEFIEQPISKIEDLNIENKTLTYNERHLSMLKKGARAWNSWRKKHPDVIPQLSGICLIKGEFDNLDGYNLDHANLAGFRGVFISIQHASLIEANMEKAELEGGSFIGSNFSGANLKKINIQYTRFDRAIFRETNLYKACILDSDFKEVSFEKACMEQIVFDRVDLSGANLKQVDLESAKFTKVQLREANLNQASLKKAVFDTCSVYGSTFLETNLEDIITEKVFISPQGFEGITVQDLVLAQFTCLKLYHPLSTQKFVDSYNIEHDFVKYAQLLVNRYGRYKYKKKSGSFAFFKCNKINLIDILVDIEKIDSNLYEVYIKRYNNQKSERVLVIRNNAIESFFSSQDLIILKRIFQYTRKEQQDRFERAMSIAQKILDITKENKFVDEKYIIKNNNDEEIIICQITAILFESNHIEEEIARGKIVNNRFEMIRSSLSKDQLVNLQNILINLIM
- a CDS encoding type IV secretion system DNA-binding domain-containing protein, which codes for GMENTEVALFLIEHPVMILPYVLEKLVTRFGYLKLISGSFIAASITVYLLLKPNNKLHRHNQSVVRGAKVIPTRQLKAKLKKEPKSKYKPQLEIVGLPIPKKLEDRGFFMFGSPGTGKTQAISQMTAILRKRKDFRAIVFDRNGEMLEKFYNPQRDFIFNPFDARSLHWSHVHEQARPETMAAGLIPQSSATEPFFSNAGRAVMAELFRQTKSNQELWSLLISDNQTLSSFISGTLAARYLAEERTATSVLSTAANYCQFYACLTQPHNQALSFYDWGRSDSPCWIFVTLREDESELLKPLHSLIFELMLQGLLSNEDRARKTAIIIDELGALNQLPSLHRLLSESRKYGGCPILGTQTEAQINAKYGQQHTRIILQGTKTKLILNCADPQTAETMAKIIGKQEFRYTAENHSRSRRSGSSGNSRTDSFNEQLRESYAVMPDELANLRDLYGYLKIAQDCAPVKLKPKKFAARARRFVSLPNSSTDHNIQDQWRDLED